In a genomic window of Hordeum vulgare subsp. vulgare unplaced genomic scaffold, MorexV3_pseudomolecules_assembly, whole genome shotgun sequence:
- the LOC123420313 gene encoding uncharacterized protein LOC123420313 — protein MAVVMKVGAWGAPDGSPQDINAESRPQRLESITIYSVESPGVCGIKGFSFKYVDQQGSSVKSAIWGSNSGNPNTIEMREGEQLKLVGGTFDNEGIGSLTLETNTTKHKTYGYPVQGGEFSLPLPQGKGELVAFFGRSDVTLKALGVYVKGSPAKVGKWGAKSGAPRDIRPDADPCKLESFTIHSSERIHGFSFTYLTKSDQAISVPLWGKKAGEEHTIFMNQSEYVSSITGAYDTYGITFLNFDTNQGASHTFGRNPSAGTKTFSVPLPDNGALDDAAAVAFFGSSGDSLVAIGAYVGVAPE, from the exons ATGGCG GTTGTGATGAAGGTTGGTGCATGGGGTGCACCAGACGGATCCCCTCAGGATATCAACGCCGAAAGCAGGCCCCAACGCCTAGAGAGCATCACCATCTATAGCGTCGAATCTCCTGGGGTATGCGGCATCAAAGGTTTCTCCTTCAAATACGTGGACCAGCAGGGGAGCAGCGTCAAGAGCGCCATCTGGGGCAGCAACAGCGGGAATCCCAACACCATTGAAATGAGGGAAGGCGAGCAGCTCAAGCTCGTGGGCGGCACCTTCGACAATGAGGGCATCGGATCGCTCACGCTAGAAACGAACACGACCAAGCACAAGACCTACGGGTATCCGGTGCAGGGAGGCGAGTTCAGCTTGCCGCTGCCGCAGGGGAAAGGCGAGTTGGTCGCCTTCTTTGGCCGCTCAGACGTGACCCTCAAGGCGTTGGGCGTCTACGTGAAAGGCTCGCCCGCCAAGGTCGGTAAGTGGGGCGCCAAAAGCGGCGCACCACGGGACATCAGGCCAGATGCCGATCCATGCAAGCTGGAGAGCTTCACCATCCACAGCAGCGAGCGCATCCATGGCTTCTCCTTCACCTACCTTACCAAGAGTGACCAGGCCATTAGTGTCCCCCTCTGGGGCAAGAAAGCTGGAGAGGAGCATACC ATTTTCATGAACCAAAGCGAGTACGTGAGCAGCATCACCGGCGCTTACGACACCTATGGCATCACCTTCCTCAATTTCGACACCAACCAGGGGGCTTCGCACACGTTCGGGCGCAACCCATCTGCAGGGACTAAGACCTTTAGCGTGCCGCTGCCGGACAACGGTGCACTGGATGATGCGGCCGCGGTCGCCTTCTTCGGCAGCTCCGGGGATAGCCTCGTCGCCATCGGCGCCTACGTCGGGGTCGCGCCCGAATGA